GAAGGTACCGCGCAAGCGCTCGGCGATTTCCGGGATGGGGGTCTCGGCGATTTCCTCCAGCGGGATGCGTACGGCGGGCGTCTGCGGCAGCTCGGTCAGGGGCTCACTGATGCACAGGTCGCGGTTGGCGGCCACCTCGTCGATGCGCCCGGTAGGCGTCGTCAACGGAGCGCGCTTGAGCAACTCGGGCTGTTCGCGAACCAGCTCCAGAATGGCCAGCGTGGCGTCGGCCAGACGGTCGAGCTCGGCGCGCGTATAGCTCTCGGTCGGCTCAAACATGATACCGAGCATTTCCGGCCAGGCGACGGTTGGCGCGTGGAAGCCAAAGTCCAGGAAGAGCTTGCCGAGGCTGGGCATGATCGATGTCTTCGCGACACCGGCAGCCTCCACCGTGGCGAAGTCCTCCGCCGTGAGCGTGAGGATAAACTCGTGCATGCGAGGCAGCTCTCCGGTCCCGGCGGGCAGAGTGGCGTACTGGCCACGGGTGCGCTCAAAGAGGTAGCGGGCCGCCAGCACGGCGGTAGCCGACATACGGCGGATGCCCTCGCCACCGAGCCGCAGCAGGTAGGTGTAGCAGCGGATCTTGTGGCCGAAGTTCCCCCAGTGCCGATGGAAAGAACCGATCGAACGCGGGGCCTTGACCGGCGCGTAGCGACCATCGGGCGCGCACTCGACCTGATGGCCCGGCAGGTACGGCAGCAGACGTCCACTGACGGCGACAATCGCATCACCCGGACCCCCTCCACCGTGCGGGATCGTCCAGGTCTTGTGCAGGTTGTTGTGGACGGCGTCCACGCCCATCGCCCCGAGGTTTACCCAGCCGGCGATGGCGTTCATGTTTGCTCCGTCCATGTAAACTAGTCCGCCAATGGCGTGGATCTTGTCGGCGATAGTTTTAAAATGCGTCTCGAAGATGCCACTGGTGTTCGGGTTGGTAATCATGACCCCGGCGATACGCTCGCCGTAGGTGCCGATGACCTCGTCGAGCTGGGCCAGGTCGATCTGGCCGTCGTCTCCGGCCTCCAGCAGCACGATTCCACCCTTGGGGGTCACACCGGGGCGCGGCGTGTAGCCCGCCATGGCGGCGGTGGCAAAGTTCGTCCCGTGGGCCGAACGGGGGATCAGGATGACATCGCGGCGGTGGTCGGAGTGGTCGCGGTGGTAGGCCTGAAACAGCTTTAAGCCGACCAGCTCGCCCTGCGCACCGGCCAGCGGCTGCGTGGTGAGCCCGGCCAGACCGGTGATACCCTTGAACCATTCCTGAATCTCAAAGAGCAGCTTGAGGCAGCCCTGCACATCGTCGATGGGGGCCTGCGGGTGCGCCTGGGTAAAGCCCGGCAGCGAGGCGGCCTCGTCGTTGACGAAGGGGTTGTACTTCATCGTGCACGAGCCCAGCGGGTACGGGCTGTCATCGGGGCTGACGTTGAGAGCGCCGAGCTTTTTATAGTAAGCGAGCACCTCATCGTAGCCAAAGCTGGGCAGGCCAACGGCACCTTCGCGCAGCGCGGAGGCGGGGACGTCGGGAAGCTCGACCGACTTTTTAGCCGGGCCAAACTGCGACTCGAAGAACGCCACCAGATTTGTGATCCCGGCGTGGATGTCCGAGAAGGAAAGTTTGAGCAGATTCTGCCCACCCTTGACGCGGCGGCTGGCATCCACGCCCAGGTGCAGCC
This genomic interval from Ruficoccus sp. ZRK36 contains the following:
- the gcvPB gene encoding aminomethyl-transferring glycine dehydrogenase subunit GcvPB, whose protein sequence is MAKTDREHARDYIPASEADIQGMLESVGAKDLADLFRHISTDVKFSGPLLLPEAEAHENLLDRLGELADMNLIRESYIGDGLPQFRQMPIVAEVSAIRNLTTAYTPYQPERSQGTLLCHWIYQCLMRMLTGFEAVNASLYDRSTALFEAACAAIRLKRKSSVVIVSEAIYPGDREVLETLAADTEVEIRWAPRSVQTGALDIEALKSLVAETGEALAGIAFPQVNDLGLLEDVDALTDLAHEAGVLAIAMIDPMLLGTSGLKPPTAFGETGADIVVGEAQHLALAPNFGGPGLGLFAVRHNSEISNHVRATPGRYVGKGRDGEGRDCRVAVMSTREQHIRKDKATSNICSNQAFIATVAGASVLERGEEGMAEAASAARERAREAARALCALEGVELLYPESPFYNEFTLKLDRPVQDVLRAGREAGLHLGVDASRRVKGGQNLLKLSFSDIHAGITNLVAFFESQFGPAKKSVELPDVPASALREGAVGLPSFGYDEVLAYYKKLGALNVSPDDSPYPLGSCTMKYNPFVNDEAASLPGFTQAHPQAPIDDVQGCLKLLFEIQEWFKGITGLAGLTTQPLAGAQGELVGLKLFQAYHRDHSDHRRDVILIPRSAHGTNFATAAMAGYTPRPGVTPKGGIVLLEAGDDGQIDLAQLDEVIGTYGERIAGVMITNPNTSGIFETHFKTIADKIHAIGGLVYMDGANMNAIAGWVNLGAMGVDAVHNNLHKTWTIPHGGGGPGDAIVAVSGRLLPYLPGHQVECAPDGRYAPVKAPRSIGSFHRHWGNFGHKIRCYTYLLRLGGEGIRRMSATAVLAARYLFERTRGQYATLPAGTGELPRMHEFILTLTAEDFATVEAAGVAKTSIMPSLGKLFLDFGFHAPTVAWPEMLGIMFEPTESYTRAELDRLADATLAILELVREQPELLKRAPLTTPTGRIDEVAANRDLCISEPLTELPQTPAVRIPLEEIAETPIPEIAERLRGTFAALGA